CAATTGCCATTCCTATAATTAAAATTGTTCTTCTCATATTTATAATTAAATCAATGTCCTATTAGTAATGCAGCACGTAAATTACCGTAGTACTGCACTTGATACAACGATGGAATTAAAAAGGTAAAGGAACTTTCGAATTCTTTTATTCCTAGATAATATCTATATCCCCTTTACCTTCCCTAATGACCTCGGGAAAACCTGTGGATAAATCAATTATGGTCGAGGCCACGTTTCCTCCGTAACCTCCATCAATTACAATATCGACCAATTTATCCCATTTTTCGTAAATAAGTTCAGGGTCGGTAGTGTACTCAAGTACATCATCATCATCACGAATCGAGGTGGAAACAATAGGATTTCCCAATCCCAACACCAAGGCTTTGGCAATATTATTATCTGGAACACGTATTCCCACCGTTTTCTTCTTCTTAAAATCCTTAGGAAGGTTATTGTTACCTGGCAAGATGAAGGTATAAGGGCCTGGCAATGCCCTTTTTAAAATTTTAAAAGTTGCGGTGTCTATTTGCCTGGCATAATCCGAAAGGTTACTTAAATCTGCACAGATAAACGACCAATTGGCCTTTGCCAACTTTACGCCTTTTATTCTGGCAATTTTTTCAAGAGCTCTGGAATTGGTAATATCACATCCTAAACCATACACCGTATCAGTAGGATAAATGACGAGTCCACCCTTTCTTAATACTTGAACCACCTTGGTAATTTCCTTGGGATTTGGGTTCTCTTCGTATATTCTGATAAGCTCGGCCATAACATGTCATTATTTCTGATATACCCTTACATAATCTACCTCCATAACCGCTGGAAAAATGGAATCATCAACACCTTCAAGTCCGCCCCAGTTCCCCCCTATAGCAATATTCATTAGAAAATAAAAGGGCTTGGAAAAAGGCCAATTATCCGAATTTGAAATATTTGGTCTTAGAAAATTCAATTTTATATTGTCCTCGGTATCGATATAAAATTTCATGTATTTATCTGTCCAAAGCACACCATACGTATGAAATTCCTCTTCTATAGTTTCCAAGGGAACGGGACCTGAAGTAATCTGGGTTCCTTTTACATGGTTGTTCGCCGTGCTGTGAATCGTGAAATGTACCTCATTGGGGCTATAGCTTACATATTCCATGATGTCTATTTCTCCACAGGCGGGCCAACCCACTGAATTAATATTATTTCCCAACATCCAAAGTGCTGGCCATATTCCTTTTCCTTTATCCTCCGGAATTTTTGCGCGAATTTCGATTTTTCCAAATGTAAACTCCTTTTTGCTATTTAATCTCGCAGAAGTATACATACTACCATCAACGTTTTCTTTTTTGGCAATAATCTTCAACGTACCATTACTTACCTCAACATTACCCTCATTCTGATAATTTTGTAGTTCGTTGTTTCCCCACCCGTTATTTCCAGTTTCAAACTTCCAGTTTTCTTGGGAAAGCTCTGTTCCGTCGAACTCATCGCTCCAAACCAATTCCGCATCATCCCAATAATCGGGAGCAAAGACATCCTCTCCAGTAGTAGGAGGAGGAGCCTCCAAATTTTCTTGAAGAACACTTTCCAACGGCTCTTCTGTTATGGAAGCACTTTGACAAGATGCCATAAAAGAAAAGGCGATGAACGGAATGGACAATCTATATTTTAGCATCTGACTAGATATTTTTACCAATTTAGTGATTTACGACTTAATCACTATAGGACTTCCAATTTAGCAAACCTAAGAAGTAACTTTTTTACATCCCCTTGATCGAATTTGATTTCAGCTTTTCTATCATTTCCTACACCTTCTATCTTAAGTACTTTCCCCCTACCAAACCTTGAATGGTTTACCAGGGCACCTTCGGCTAATCCTGGGTCAATAGTATTGGTATTTCCAACAGGTTGGGAAAGTTCCGGTTTAATTTTTCTCAACTTTTTAAGTTGATTTAGATTAGGTCTATCTATACTTGGGGGTGTTCCGTTTTTTGGTTTTACCTGACGTAATTTACTTTTATCCACTTCCCCGAATATATCGGCATCTATCATGGACTTATAGCGATATCCTCCATCCAAAGGAGTTAGATTCTCAACATATTGCTCATCGATTTCTTCTAAAAATCGGCTAGGTTCCGCATCTATCAACTTTCCCCATCGATACCTGTTTTGGGTATAGGTCAAATAGGCCTGTTTTTCTGCTCGGGTTAAGGCAACGTAGAAAAGTCTTCGCTCTTCCTCAAGTTCGCTCCTGGTGTTCATACTCATTCCCGATGGAAAGAGATCTTCCTCCATACCTACTATATATACATAAGGAAACTCCAGTCCTTTGGCCAAATGTATTGTCATTAAAGCTACCCGGTCATCATCCCCTGTGTCATTATCCAAATCCGTCGCCAAGGCAACATCCTCCAAAAATTCGCTCAACCCTCCGGTCGCATCTGCGATTTCCTTTTGCCCTTCCACAAAATCCTTGATACCGTTGAGCAATTCCTCAATATTTTCCATTCTGGCAATGCCTTCCGGAGTGCCGTCCTTTTTAAATTCCAGCAAGAGTCCTGTTTTCTTGGCTACATGTTCAGCAAGGGTAAAGGCATCGGCCCCTTGGTTCATAATTTGAAAGCTTTTAACCATGGTGACAAAATCCTCCAATTTTCTTTTCGTGCCCGAATTTATTTTCAGGTCTATTTTGGAAATGTTCTCCATAACCTCGAACATGGAGCGCCCGTAATGATTTGCGGCAACCACCAACTTATCTATAGTGGTCTGTCCTATTCCTCTCGCAGGAAAATTGATGACACGTTTCAATGCCTCTTCGTCCTTTGGGTTGATTACCAACCTTAAGTAAGAAAGTACATCCTTGATTTCCTTTCTTTGGTAAAATGATAACCCCCCATAAATTCTATACGGAATATCCCTTTTTCGCAAGGCATCCTCAATGGCCCTTGATTGTGAGTTTGTACGATACAAAACAGCAAATTCCCCGTTGGACATTTGATTTTGCATCTTGTGGTCCCAAATGGAATTGGCTACAAAACGACCTTCCTCCGCATCGGTAATGCTTCTATGGATTTTTATTGCGGCGCCATCGTCATTGGCCGTCCAGACATTTTTTTCCAGCTGATTTTTATTCTTGGCGATAATCGAATTCGCAGCATTCACGATATTTTTTGTGGACCGATAATTCTGTTCCAAGCGATACATGCCCACATTGTCATAGTCCCTTTGAAAATTAAGAATGTTACTAATATTAGCTCCACGGAAAGAATAAATACTCTGCGCATCGTCCCCTACGACACATATATTTTGAAATCGATCGGCTAAAGCTCTAACTATCAAATATTGTGAGTGGTTGGTATCCTGATACTCATCTACCAAAATATACCTAAAACGATCTTGATATTTTAAAAGAACATCTGGAAATCTAGTAAGCAATTCATTCGTTCTCAAAAGCAAGTCATCAAAATCCATGGCCCCGGCCTTAAAACAACGATCCACATAATTCTGGTAGATGTCCCCAATTCTTGGTCTCTTTGCCATGGCATCGGCCTCCACAAGTTCTGGGTTGTTGAAATAGGCCTTTACCGTAATGAGACTGTTCTTAAAGGATGAAATTCGGTTCTGAACCTGTTTGTATTTGTAAATGTCCTTGTCCAGACCCATTTCCTTGATGATGGAGGCTATCAATCTTTGGGAGTCCTGGGTATCATATATGGTAAAATTACTTGGGTAACCAAGTTTGTCGCCATCATATCGAAGTAATTTAGCAAACACCGAGTGAAAGGTACCCATCCAAAGATTCTTGGTCTCTGAAACCCCTACAATTTCGGAAATACGCTTCTTCATTTCACGGGCAGCCTTATTGGTAAAGGTTAAGGCCAAAATATTAAAGGCGTCCACCCCCTGCTCCATCAAATAAGCAATACGGTATGTAAGCACCCTGGTCTTTCCCGACCCGGCACCGGCGATTACCATTAAAGGCCCGTCTTTGTGTAAAACAGGAGCCTTTTGGGCATCATTCAACTCATCTATAAAAGAACTCAACGTAATACAATTTTTAAGACGTGAATTTAGCCATAATTAAACGATACCGAAAATGATGTTTTTTAGATTTATAAACAATGAGGCAAGTGGTTTGTTCCTTTTTAAATATCTTTAACCGATTGAACTTCTACACATGACCAACACTTTAAAAATCTCAAGTTTACTACTGCCCATAGCCTTTTCATTACAGTTTTTACATGCACAAAACAAGGAAAGTGGACCTATTATTGAAAATTATGGTAAGGTTTGGAGAATAGAGAACCAAGACTACAAATTGGATACTTCAAAAACATTCAAAGCCGTTTTTGATATTATGACCTCCCCTGATGATTTGAATCAGGTAAATCCTTCCATAGAGACCGCTGCCAGGTTTTTAAACATGCACGCCCAGAACGGGGTTCCATTGGAACAACTTAAAGTTGCCCTGGTGATACATAACCAAGCCTCAAAAGATGTGATTTCTTCTGCGGCTTACAAGACAAAATACGGAACGAAAAATCCCAACGAGGAATTATTAAAGGCCTTGATGGCCGCTAAGGCAGATATTATATTTTGTGGTCAATCCTCTGCTTCAAGAGGATTTCCCAAAGAAGAACTTTTGGAAGGGATACAACTATCCCTGAGCGCAATGACCGCATTGATTCAATTACAAGACGATAATTATAGACTGATTAAATTTTAAAAGAGCATTATGAAAAAACTAGGTTTACTCACCCTTTTGTGCTGTGGTTTGATGGCAACGGCCCAAAAGTCCATGGACAAGGATTTTAAAGCAATAGAGGAAAAGGTCATTGAATGGAGAAGATATTTCCATGAGCATCCGGAACTGTCCAATAGGGAATTTGAAACCGCGGAAAAAATTGCCGACCATTTAAAAAGTTTGGGCATTGAAGTTGAAACCGGTGTTGCCCATACCGGAGTTGTGGGTATACTCAAGGGAAATAAACCTGGGAAAGTGGTAGCTCTACGAGCCGATATGGATGCCTTGCCCGTTACGGAGCGAAACGATTTGCCCTTTAAGAGCAATGTAAAATCAGAATATTTAGGCAACGAAGTAGGAGTAATGCACGCTTGCGGACATGATACGCACGTGGCTATACTTATGGGCGTAGCCGAAGTTCTTTCAAAAAACAAGGATAAAATAAAGGGTACCGTTAAATTCATATTTCAGCCTGCCGAGGAAGGAGCTCCCCCGGGAGAAGAAGGTGGGGCGGCCTTAATGATTAAGGAAGGGGTGTTACAGAATCCGGATGTGGACGCTATTTTTGGTTTGCATATCAATTCTCAAACTCCCGTGGGCATGATTCGATATAAATCTGGAGGGGCTATGGCGGCCGCCCAAAGATTCGTTATCACCGTAAAGGGGAAGCAAAGCCATGGCTCACAACCTTGGTCCGGTGTTGACCCTATTATGATCAGTGCCAAGATTATTGATGGATTACAGACTATTATCAGTAGAGAAATGAACCTGACCAACGAAGCTGCGGTAATTACCGTTGGAAAAATTACCTCGGGGGTCAGAAACAACATCATTCCCGAAAGCGCAGAAATAGTAGGTACTATTAGAACCTTGGATTATGATATGCAAAAGCAATTGAATCGCAGAATGAAGGAAATGGTAAAATCCATAGCCGAAGCTTATAGAGGGGAGGCTACCACTGAAATATCAGATGGTACAGCAATTACCTATAACTATCCAGAATTGGTTACCCAAATGCTGCCCAGCATGGAGGCCACAGCGGGTAAGGAAAATGTTGTTGCGACCAAAGCCATTACAGGTGCCGAAGATTTCTCTTTCTATCAAGAAAAAATACCTGGCTTTTTCTTTATGCTTGGAGGAATGACACCAGGTAACACGGAATCATTTCCGCATCATACACCGGATTTCAGAATAGACGACAGTGGCTTATTGTTAGGCGTAAAAACACTTACGGCCATGAGCCTAGATTACTTGAACAGCAAAAATACCCCTAGACTGGAAAATCAACCAAAAGGATAAATTTTAATGGCTTATCTAATTGTTTTGTCGCCCATATTTCCATGGTGGGCGTGGATTCTTATAGGTTTATTACTAGTAGCTATTTGGGATATATTTATTCAAAAAAAGCATACTATAAAACATAATTTTCCCATTGTAGGCCATCTCAGATACTGGCTGGAAAGTATTGGACCGGAGATGCGCCAATATTTTGTTGCCAATAACCGGGAAGAACTTCCCTTCAATAGGATTGAGCGTGGATGGATATATGCATCCGCTAAAAAAGAAAACAATTATGAAGGTTTTGGAACGGACAGGGATATATACGCCCATCAGCATGTTTTTATAAAAAATAGAATGATGGCCTATAAGGTTCCCCAAGGCCACCCCAATGAATCAGACCCCTATTTTATGCCCTGTGCAAAAGTCATGGGTCAATTCAATAAGAGAAAAAGGCCCTATAGGCCTGCAAGCATCATCAATGTTTCGGCTATGAGTTTTGGGTCTTTATCGGCAGCAGCTGTGGAGGCCATGAACATTGGTGTAAAAAAATGCGGGGCCTATCATAATACGGGTGAAGGCGGACTCTCCCCATATCACAAACAAGGTGGGGATGTCATTTTCCATTTTGGTACGGGGTATTTTGGAGTTAGAACTCCGGATGGTAACTTCTCCATGGAAAAAATGAAAAAGCTAGTTAATGACAATCCTTGCATAAAAGCGATTGAGATAAAACTTTCACAAGGTGCCAAACCAGGAAAAGGAGGTGTTTTGCCTGGAGCCAAGATAACCCATGAATTAGCGGAAATCAGAGGGGTTGAAGTGGGAAAGGACGTAATATCACCTGCAACACATAAGGCTTTTTCCTCAGTTCCCGAACTTATGGAGTTGATAGAGCAAATCGCTGATGAAACCGGATTGCCTGTTGGTATTAAAGCCGCCATAGGAAAATTAGATCAATGGGAAGAATTGGCCGACCTTATGCTAAAAACGGGTAAAGGACCCGATTTTATAACTATTGATGGTGGTGAAGGTGGAACAGGGGCAGCCCCACCCTCCTTTGCCGATCATGTTTCCCTTCCGTGGGTATATGGCTTTTCCAGTGTTTACAAAGTTTTTCTGGATAGAAAATTAACGGATAGGATCGTTTTCATAGGAAGCGGAAAATTAGGATTCCCCGCCAAGGCAGCCATGGCCTTTGCTATGGGAATAGATTGCATCAATGTGGCCCGTGAGGCCATGATGAGCATTGGCTGCATCCAAGCACAGGTGTGTCATACCAATAGGTGCCCTACGGGAGTCGCAACCCAAAACAAATGGCTGCAAAATGGTATTAACGTCCCTTTAAAGTCGGATCGATTGGCCCAATATTTTAAAACCTTCCGGAAAGAATTTTTAGAAATAACCCATGCAGCAGGATATGAACATCCCTGTCAATTTACCATGGACGATGTCCAGGTAAATTTGGATGATAATGAACTAAATAAAAGCCTTGCCTACGCTTATGGCTATAATAAGCCGAAGGTTTCTTTTAATGGTGTTCAGGAATTGAAAGACTGTTCGTATCTTGGCAGCAAATAAATGCTAGTAAACATGAAGAAAATTTTGCCATTTTTAATAGTTACTTTTTGCGTTACGGGCACTATTAGTGCACAAAAAAAAAGTGAACTTATTGAGGAGAACCAGGATTTAAAATTTCGACTGGACTCTATTACCCGTTTGGTCTCAACGGCACAATCCAATCAAAAAATCAGCGAAATCAAGGCAGAGGAATTACAATCCCAAGTTACTGAATTACAGGATGCGAATGCAACTTTGCTCAAAAACCTGAATAGTTTTGCTGCCTTATCCAGCCAAAATTCCGAAAATATAAACAAAACCTTAGCTACCTTGGAAAGAAAAGAGGCTCAGCTAAAAGGTATTGTAGATGGTGTTGCCAGCAATGATTCTACGGCCATTGTCATTTTGACAAATGCCAAGCAGACCCTGGGGGAAAATGCCAAGGTTCAGGTAAGCAATGGTTCTGTCATTATTTCGGAGAAATTAGATTTCTATTTCGTTGACGGTTTGGGTACTAAGGTTCAAGATTCGGCCAAGGAGTGGTTGGAGAAAATTTCGAAAATCATTTCCGCCAATCCGAAATCGGCCGTTACCGTTTCAGGATTGAGCATGACAGGGGAATTGGACATTGCACTAAATCAGGCAGCTTCCGTTGCCCAAATTCTTATCAAGGACTATGGTATAGAAGGTGCTAAGGTAAGCGCCAAGGGTTTGGATGGCGGACTGAGGGAGTCGTTACAGATAGAAATCCACCCAGACTACAAATCCTTCTATGCAACTGCTAAGGACGATGTGAAAAACTAAAATTGCATTTCATCGATCAAGTCATATACTAATTGACAAAACTGGTCGTTAAAGAGTCATGAATTATGAACTAAACAGTTTAATATTACAAGAATGACTTCAGACCAAATTTTTCAACTTTTTGCTTATTTATTACCATCGATTGTAACCGGTGCCATTGCATTTTATTTTTTCAGAATGCATACCAACAATGAGGAAGGAAGAAGACGTTTCCTCTTGCACAAGGACTCACAAAAGGACACCCTTCCCATTCGTTTGCAGGCCTATGAACGTATGGCATTGTTCCTGGAAAGAATAGCCATACCAAGTTTGGTTGTTCGGGTAGCGCCAAAGAGTCAGGACAAGGATGCCTATGAAAGCCTTCTGATAAAAAGTATTGAAACAGAATTTGATCACAATCTTACACAACAAATCTATATGACAGACGAATGTTGGAACATTATAAAGGCTGCCAAAAATGCTACCGTACAGATGATCCGGAAGGCCGCTATGAGTCAATCCGATACAGCAGACAAACTTCGGGAGGACATATTGAACGATACCATGGAAAAAGCCTCCCCT
This window of the Maribacter cobaltidurans genome carries:
- a CDS encoding DsrE family protein, which translates into the protein MTNTLKISSLLLPIAFSLQFLHAQNKESGPIIENYGKVWRIENQDYKLDTSKTFKAVFDIMTSPDDLNQVNPSIETAARFLNMHAQNGVPLEQLKVALVIHNQASKDVISSAAYKTKYGTKNPNEELLKALMAAKADIIFCGQSSASRGFPKEELLEGIQLSLSAMTALIQLQDDNYRLIKF
- a CDS encoding amidohydrolase, giving the protein MKKLGLLTLLCCGLMATAQKSMDKDFKAIEEKVIEWRRYFHEHPELSNREFETAEKIADHLKSLGIEVETGVAHTGVVGILKGNKPGKVVALRADMDALPVTERNDLPFKSNVKSEYLGNEVGVMHACGHDTHVAILMGVAEVLSKNKDKIKGTVKFIFQPAEEGAPPGEEGGAALMIKEGVLQNPDVDAIFGLHINSQTPVGMIRYKSGGAMAAAQRFVITVKGKQSHGSQPWSGVDPIMISAKIIDGLQTIISREMNLTNEAAVITVGKITSGVRNNIIPESAEIVGTIRTLDYDMQKQLNRRMKEMVKSIAEAYRGEATTEISDGTAITYNYPELVTQMLPSMEATAGKENVVATKAITGAEDFSFYQEKIPGFFFMLGGMTPGNTESFPHHTPDFRIDDSGLLLGVKTLTAMSLDYLNSKNTPRLENQPKG
- a CDS encoding FMN-binding glutamate synthase family protein, producing the protein MAYLIVLSPIFPWWAWILIGLLLVAIWDIFIQKKHTIKHNFPIVGHLRYWLESIGPEMRQYFVANNREELPFNRIERGWIYASAKKENNYEGFGTDRDIYAHQHVFIKNRMMAYKVPQGHPNESDPYFMPCAKVMGQFNKRKRPYRPASIINVSAMSFGSLSAAAVEAMNIGVKKCGAYHNTGEGGLSPYHKQGGDVIFHFGTGYFGVRTPDGNFSMEKMKKLVNDNPCIKAIEIKLSQGAKPGKGGVLPGAKITHELAEIRGVEVGKDVISPATHKAFSSVPELMELIEQIADETGLPVGIKAAIGKLDQWEELADLMLKTGKGPDFITIDGGEGGTGAAPPSFADHVSLPWVYGFSSVYKVFLDRKLTDRIVFIGSGKLGFPAKAAMAFAMGIDCINVAREAMMSIGCIQAQVCHTNRCPTGVATQNKWLQNGINVPLKSDRLAQYFKTFRKEFLEITHAAGYEHPCQFTMDDVQVNLDDNELNKSLAYAYGYNKPKVSFNGVQELKDCSYLGSK
- a CDS encoding glycoside hydrolase family 16 protein, which encodes MLKYRLSIPFIAFSFMASCQSASITEEPLESVLQENLEAPPPTTGEDVFAPDYWDDAELVWSDEFDGTELSQENWKFETGNNGWGNNELQNYQNEGNVEVSNGTLKIIAKKENVDGSMYTSARLNSKKEFTFGKIEIRAKIPEDKGKGIWPALWMLGNNINSVGWPACGEIDIMEYVSYSPNEVHFTIHSTANNHVKGTQITSGPVPLETIEEEFHTYGVLWTDKYMKFYIDTEDNIKLNFLRPNISNSDNWPFSKPFYFLMNIAIGGNWGGLEGVDDSIFPAVMEVDYVRVYQK
- a CDS encoding ATP-dependent helicase, whose product is MSSFIDELNDAQKAPVLHKDGPLMVIAGAGSGKTRVLTYRIAYLMEQGVDAFNILALTFTNKAAREMKKRISEIVGVSETKNLWMGTFHSVFAKLLRYDGDKLGYPSNFTIYDTQDSQRLIASIIKEMGLDKDIYKYKQVQNRISSFKNSLITVKAYFNNPELVEADAMAKRPRIGDIYQNYVDRCFKAGAMDFDDLLLRTNELLTRFPDVLLKYQDRFRYILVDEYQDTNHSQYLIVRALADRFQNICVVGDDAQSIYSFRGANISNILNFQRDYDNVGMYRLEQNYRSTKNIVNAANSIIAKNKNQLEKNVWTANDDGAAIKIHRSITDAEEGRFVANSIWDHKMQNQMSNGEFAVLYRTNSQSRAIEDALRKRDIPYRIYGGLSFYQRKEIKDVLSYLRLVINPKDEEALKRVINFPARGIGQTTIDKLVVAANHYGRSMFEVMENISKIDLKINSGTKRKLEDFVTMVKSFQIMNQGADAFTLAEHVAKKTGLLLEFKKDGTPEGIARMENIEELLNGIKDFVEGQKEIADATGGLSEFLEDVALATDLDNDTGDDDRVALMTIHLAKGLEFPYVYIVGMEEDLFPSGMSMNTRSELEEERRLFYVALTRAEKQAYLTYTQNRYRWGKLIDAEPSRFLEEIDEQYVENLTPLDGGYRYKSMIDADIFGEVDKSKLRQVKPKNGTPPSIDRPNLNQLKKLRKIKPELSQPVGNTNTIDPGLAEGALVNHSRFGRGKVLKIEGVGNDRKAEIKFDQGDVKKLLLRFAKLEVL
- a CDS encoding DUF7935 family protein; translated protein: MTSDQIFQLFAYLLPSIVTGAIAFYFFRMHTNNEEGRRRFLLHKDSQKDTLPIRLQAYERMALFLERIAIPSLVVRVAPKSQDKDAYESLLIKSIETEFDHNLTQQIYMTDECWNIIKAAKNATVQMIRKAAMSQSDTADKLREDILNDTMEKASPSATALSFVKKEIGELW
- a CDS encoding L-threonylcarbamoyladenylate synthase — translated: MAELIRIYEENPNPKEITKVVQVLRKGGLVIYPTDTVYGLGCDITNSRALEKIARIKGVKLAKANWSFICADLSNLSDYARQIDTATFKILKRALPGPYTFILPGNNNLPKDFKKKKTVGIRVPDNNIAKALVLGLGNPIVSTSIRDDDDVLEYTTDPELIYEKWDKLVDIVIDGGYGGNVASTIIDLSTGFPEVIREGKGDIDII